The DNA region ATCGCGGCGGTGATCAGCCCCTGGTGCACCCGCCGACTCGGGCTGGCCGGCTGGATGACGCTCTGCCTGGTGGCCCCGGTGGTCTTCGTCCCGGCGCTGGGACTCAACTTCACCCTGGTGCCCTGCCTGATCGCCGCGCTGCTGCTCGGCGTGGTCACCCAGGGCACCAAGATCTGCGCCGACACCGTGGTCCAGGAGTCGGTGGAGGACGAGTACCGCGGCCGGGTCTTCGCCATCTACGACGTGCTCTTCAACGTCGCCTTCGTGGCCGCCGCGATGGTCACCGCCCTGGTGCTGCCGCTCTCCGGCCGCTCGGTCACGGTCGTCCTGGGGGTGTCCGCGGTGTACGCCCTGGCCGCCGTCCTCTACCTCCGCACGGCCCGGCGGACCGGCCCCGTCCCCGGTGACCAGGTGTCCTGAGCACCGCGGCCCCCTGCGGCCCGGGCCCGTCGGCGCGAGTCGCTAAGGTACGTCAGATCTGTCGGAGCGACAGCACTCTGCCTCGGGGGACAATCTGATGAGCACACCACAGGGCCCGTACGGGCCACCGCAGCAGTACGGCCATCCACCGGCGCCGCAGCCCTACGGGGCACCGGCTCCCCAGCCGTACGGACCGCCCCAGCCGGTGCCCGCCGGCTACGGCGCACCGCAGCCCGGCTACGGCTACCCGGCCGCCCCGCCGCCGGCCCAGCCCGCGCCCGGGTACCCGCAGGGCGGCTACCCGCCCGGTCCGCACGCCCAGCCGCCGTACCAGCAGCCCCCGCAGGCACAGGCTCCGTACCCGCAGGCGCAGGCTCCGTACCCGCAGGCCCCGTACCCGCAGGCGCAGCCGCCGTACCAGCAGGCCCCCTACGGCCAGGCGCCGCAGCACGGCTACCCGCCGGTCACGCCGCAGCCCGGCGAACCGGCCGGCAGGGGCCGCGGCAAGGCCCGGCTGAAGGCGGTCGGCGTCGTCCTGGGTGTGATCGCCCTGATCATCGGCTACTTCGTCACCGGCCCGAGCGTCAGCAGCGCCAAGGCCGGCGACTGCGTCAAGGCCAGCGGCTCCCGCGACGTCTCCGTGGTCAAGTGCACCGACGGCAAGGCGAACTACAAGGTGCTGGCCAAGTTCGACTCCACCACCGACACCGCACGGTGCCGGGAGACCGCCGGCACCACCAGCACCGTCTCGGGCAAGAGCGGCCGCCGCTGGAACAAGAAGCGGTACGTGCTCTGCCTCGGTCCGCTCACCGGCGTCCCGCCGGTCAAGAAGTCCTGACCGCTCGCCACCTCGACCTCCCGGGGGATCCCGTTGTCCGTTCCGCCCCAGATGCCGTACGGCGCGCCGCCGCCCGCCGACGGTTCCAACCCGTACGCCGGCAACCCGTACGCGGGCCAGCCGGCCCCCCAGCCCGCCGCCCCGCCCCCGCCGCCCGGCTACGGCTACCCGGCCGCGCCGCCCCCGGCTCCGGCCCAGCCCGGCTACGGCTACCCGGCCCCCGCGGCCGCGCAGGGCCCGTACGCCGGACAGGCCTACGGGTACGCGCCGCAGGGCGGCCCGGTCTGCCGGTTCTGCGGCGGCTTCCCGGCCGTGGAGACCACCGTCCGGGGCCACCAGGGCATCATCATCGTGATGCGGTTCCTGAAGCAGCCGGGGCCGTTCTGCCGCACCTGCGGCACCGCGGTGGTCCGCGACATGTCCGCCCGCACCCTGGTCCAGGGCTGGTGGAGCTACCTGTCCGGGCTCTTCACGGTGATCACCCTGCTGCGGAACCTGGCCGCCCACAACAAGATCAAGGACCTGCCGCCGCCGGTGCCCGGCACCCACGGCCCGCAGCTCGACCCGGGCGTCCCGCTGACCAAGCGGCCGCACATGCTGATGCTGCTGCTGCCGGTCATCTCGATCGGCACGATGATCGCCCTGATCGCCACGGGGGCCTTCCTCGGCAGCCGGCACGACCGCGACCCGTACCGACCGCTGGTGCTCCCCGAGCCGACCATCACCGTCCCGACGGTGCCGCCCCTCTCGCCGTCCTTCTCGCTGCCCCCGGCCATCCCGCTGTCCCCGACCCCGGTCCCGGCCCCCACCGTGACGATGCCGACGCCGACCAAGGAGGCCGGCGACATCGACTCGGCCAAGGCCGGCGACTGCCTGCGCAACGAGAACGGCACCTCGGCCACCCACGACTCCAACCCGCGGATCACCATGCTGCCGTGCACGGACCCGAAGGCCCAGTACAAGGTGCTCAAGAAGGTCTACGCCACCAGCGACGACGACAAGGCCTGCGAGAACGTCACCGGCGCGGAGAGCACCTACACCCGCGAGTCCACCACCCCGGCGCTCAGCTTCGTCCTCTGCCTGAAGAAGCTCTGACGCCACCGGTCACCGGGGGTGCCCCGGTCCTCCGGAGCGTCCGCCGGGCGATCGGCAGCGGCGCCGGCCCCCCGCCGGCGCCGCTGCCGTTTCCTGCCGTCCCTTGCCGCCCCGCAGTCCCGGCCGGGCGCCCGCTACCGCGCGGCGCCCGGCTGGTCGTCCCACCAGGTGCGCAGCGCGGCGACCGCCTCGTCGTACTCCATCGGCCCGTGCTCCAGCCGGAGCTCCAGCATGTGCTTGTACGCCTTGCCGACCGCCGGACCGGGCTTCAGGCCCAGCAGCTCCATGATCTGGTTGCCGTCCAGCGCGGGGCGGACGGCGTCCAGCTCCTCGCGGGCCTTCAGCTCCTCGATCCGCGTCTCCAGACCGTCGTAGGTGCGGGAGAGCGCCGCCGCCTTCTTCCGGTTCCGGGTGGTGCAG from Kitasatospora sp. NBC_00458 includes:
- a CDS encoding LppU/SCO3897 family protein yields the protein MSTPQGPYGPPQQYGHPPAPQPYGAPAPQPYGPPQPVPAGYGAPQPGYGYPAAPPPAQPAPGYPQGGYPPGPHAQPPYQQPPQAQAPYPQAQAPYPQAPYPQAQPPYQQAPYGQAPQHGYPPVTPQPGEPAGRGRGKARLKAVGVVLGVIALIIGYFVTGPSVSSAKAGDCVKASGSRDVSVVKCTDGKANYKVLAKFDSTTDTARCRETAGTTSTVSGKSGRRWNKKRYVLCLGPLTGVPPVKKS
- a CDS encoding LppU/SCO3897 family protein, with the translated sequence MSVPPQMPYGAPPPADGSNPYAGNPYAGQPAPQPAAPPPPPGYGYPAAPPPAPAQPGYGYPAPAAAQGPYAGQAYGYAPQGGPVCRFCGGFPAVETTVRGHQGIIIVMRFLKQPGPFCRTCGTAVVRDMSARTLVQGWWSYLSGLFTVITLLRNLAAHNKIKDLPPPVPGTHGPQLDPGVPLTKRPHMLMLLLPVISIGTMIALIATGAFLGSRHDRDPYRPLVLPEPTITVPTVPPLSPSFSLPPAIPLSPTPVPAPTVTMPTPTKEAGDIDSAKAGDCLRNENGTSATHDSNPRITMLPCTDPKAQYKVLKKVYATSDDDKACENVTGAESTYTRESTTPALSFVLCLKKL